One window of the Prinia subflava isolate CZ2003 ecotype Zambia chromosome 25, Cam_Psub_1.2, whole genome shotgun sequence genome contains the following:
- the P2RY6 gene encoding P2Y purinoceptor 6 isoform X1, whose translation MLAQDPKADVRPAARHAGPPARLFLPPPSPAARPPQAPPGPPADAGAGAGRSGAAPGRSGGGGAAPSAPRRGSRRIPLRCCGGPVPAEGTLMAGSMAMDNLTAVSTGRNSCTYHEEFKQVLLPLVYSVVFVVGLPLNAVVIGQIWLARKALSRSTIYMLNLAVADLLYVCSLPLLIYNYTQKDYWPFGDFTCKFVRFQFYTNLHGSIFFLTCISVQRYLGICHPLASWHKKKGKKLTWLVCTAVWFIVIAQCLPTFVFASTGTQRNRTVCYDLSAPDRSAAYFPYGITLTFTGFLLPFVAILACYCSMARILCQKDELIGLAVHKRKDKAVRMVIIVVIVFSISFLPFHLTKTIYLIVRSSPALPCPALQAFAIAYKCTRPFASMNSVLDPILFYFTQRKFRESTRYLLDKVSSKWRHDRCVTYGS comes from the exons ATGCTCGCTCAGGATCCTAAGGCAGATGTTCGCCCGGCAGCCCGGCACGCTGGCCCCCCGGCCCGGCTGTTCCTGCCCCCTCCCAGTCCAGCTGCGCGCCCTCCCCAGGCCCCTCCGGGCCCTCCCGCAGATgccggggccggagcggggcggagtggggcggccccggggaggagcggcggcggcggcgcggctccgAGCGCTCCGcgccgcggctcccggcgcATCCCGCTCCG GTGCTGCGGAGGgccagtgccagcagagggGACACTGATGGCTGGGAGCATGGCCATGGACAACCTGACTGCCGTGAGCACCGGGAGGAACTCGTGCACCTACCATGAGGAGTTcaagcaggtgctgctgcccttggtGTACTCGGTGGTGTTCGTGGTGGGGCTGCCCTTGAACGCCGTGGTCATCGGGCAGATCTGGCTGGCGCGGAAGGCGCTGAGCCGCAGCACCATCTACATGCTCAACCTGGCCGTGGCCGACCTGCTCTACGTCTGCTCGCTGCCTCTCCTCATCTACAACTACACCCAGAAGGACTACTGGCCTTTTGGGGACTTCACCTGCAAGTTCGTGCGCTTCCAGTTCTACACCAACCTGCACGGCAGCATCTTCTTCCTCACCTGCATCAGCGTGCAGCGCTACCTGGGCATCTGCCACCCCCTGGCCTCGTGGCACAAGAAGAAGGGCAAGAAGCTGACGTGGCTGGTGTGCACAGCCGTGTGGTTCATCGTCATCGCCCAGTGCCTGCCCACCTTCGTCTTCGCCTCCACGGGCACGCAGAGGAACCGCACCGTCTGCTACGACCTGAGCGCGCCCGACCGCTCCGCCGCCTACTTCCCCTACGGCATCACCCTCACCTTCACCGGCTTCCTGCTGCCCTTCGTGGCCATCCTGGCCTGCTACTGCAGCATGGCCCGCATCCTGTGCCAGAAGGACGAGCTGATCGGCCTGGCCGTGCACAAGAGGAAGGACAAGGCCGTGCGCATGGTCATCATCGTGGTCATCGTCTTCTCCATCAGCTTCCTCCCCTTCCACCTCACCAAGACCATCTACCTGATTGTCCGTTCCTCGCCCgcgctgccctgcccggccctgcagGCCTTCGCCATCGCCTACAAGTGCACGCGACCCTTCGCCAGCATGAACAGCGTCCTCGACCCCATCCTCTTCTACTTCACCCAGCGCAAGTTCCGTGAGAGCACCCGCTACCTCCTCGACAAGGTGAGCTCCAAGTGGCGGCACGACCGCTGCGTCACCTACGGCTCCTAG
- the P2RY6 gene encoding P2Y purinoceptor 6 isoform X2, which translates to MGFRWVRADRAGWDWKGQDGAPESQSEPAASRRIPLRCCGGPVPAEGTLMAGSMAMDNLTAVSTGRNSCTYHEEFKQVLLPLVYSVVFVVGLPLNAVVIGQIWLARKALSRSTIYMLNLAVADLLYVCSLPLLIYNYTQKDYWPFGDFTCKFVRFQFYTNLHGSIFFLTCISVQRYLGICHPLASWHKKKGKKLTWLVCTAVWFIVIAQCLPTFVFASTGTQRNRTVCYDLSAPDRSAAYFPYGITLTFTGFLLPFVAILACYCSMARILCQKDELIGLAVHKRKDKAVRMVIIVVIVFSISFLPFHLTKTIYLIVRSSPALPCPALQAFAIAYKCTRPFASMNSVLDPILFYFTQRKFRESTRYLLDKVSSKWRHDRCVTYGS; encoded by the exons ATGGGATTTCGGTGGGTCAGAGCGGACCGGGCGGGATGGGACTGGAAAGGGCAGGACGGAGCCCCAGAGAGTCAGAGCGAACCCGCTGCCTCCCGGCGCATCCCGCTCCG GTGCTGCGGAGGgccagtgccagcagagggGACACTGATGGCTGGGAGCATGGCCATGGACAACCTGACTGCCGTGAGCACCGGGAGGAACTCGTGCACCTACCATGAGGAGTTcaagcaggtgctgctgcccttggtGTACTCGGTGGTGTTCGTGGTGGGGCTGCCCTTGAACGCCGTGGTCATCGGGCAGATCTGGCTGGCGCGGAAGGCGCTGAGCCGCAGCACCATCTACATGCTCAACCTGGCCGTGGCCGACCTGCTCTACGTCTGCTCGCTGCCTCTCCTCATCTACAACTACACCCAGAAGGACTACTGGCCTTTTGGGGACTTCACCTGCAAGTTCGTGCGCTTCCAGTTCTACACCAACCTGCACGGCAGCATCTTCTTCCTCACCTGCATCAGCGTGCAGCGCTACCTGGGCATCTGCCACCCCCTGGCCTCGTGGCACAAGAAGAAGGGCAAGAAGCTGACGTGGCTGGTGTGCACAGCCGTGTGGTTCATCGTCATCGCCCAGTGCCTGCCCACCTTCGTCTTCGCCTCCACGGGCACGCAGAGGAACCGCACCGTCTGCTACGACCTGAGCGCGCCCGACCGCTCCGCCGCCTACTTCCCCTACGGCATCACCCTCACCTTCACCGGCTTCCTGCTGCCCTTCGTGGCCATCCTGGCCTGCTACTGCAGCATGGCCCGCATCCTGTGCCAGAAGGACGAGCTGATCGGCCTGGCCGTGCACAAGAGGAAGGACAAGGCCGTGCGCATGGTCATCATCGTGGTCATCGTCTTCTCCATCAGCTTCCTCCCCTTCCACCTCACCAAGACCATCTACCTGATTGTCCGTTCCTCGCCCgcgctgccctgcccggccctgcagGCCTTCGCCATCGCCTACAAGTGCACGCGACCCTTCGCCAGCATGAACAGCGTCCTCGACCCCATCCTCTTCTACTTCACCCAGCGCAAGTTCCGTGAGAGCACCCGCTACCTCCTCGACAAGGTGAGCTCCAAGTGGCGGCACGACCGCTGCGTCACCTACGGCTCCTAG